Proteins from a genomic interval of Aureimonas sp. AU20:
- a CDS encoding type II and III secretion system protein family protein: MALRLRTVRTRALAGGLQASLAFWPLLPLPALAESSVIAVNRPQQTISLGLDKSKVIDLPRDAHDIVVSNPAVADAVTRTARRIYIFGKQIGQTNIFVFDANGREIAVLDLKIERDISALASTIRKYIPSADVRAEMLNDNVILTGTVENAQDAQRAVDLATIFVTGGEGTTGQYIKTATSGASAAGGGGVAIGGVSQAQERRQTSQIVNLLQIQGEDQVTLKVTVAEVQRSVVKQLGIDGVGVGSLDGIAFAAASDNPFGLGKAISNAGASVFNGGNSGNGITAQLRAMEQAGVMRTLAEPSLTAISGESASFKVGGEFSVASGKSETPEKRTPILNNNGAIVGYDTTPANVTYDHKDIDYGIGLDFTPVVLSPGRISLKIRTAVSEPTFESPYAIPGGVAPGVNLVGIRKRLADTTVELPSGGSLVIAGLVRDEMRQVISGYPGLSKIPILGTLFRSRDFQRYETELVVIVTPYLVRPVARQQLARPDDNLNFSSDGASNFLGRVNRVYGAADTRLPPGRYHGNVGYIYK; the protein is encoded by the coding sequence ATGGCGCTCCGTCTTCGCACCGTCCGTACACGCGCGCTCGCAGGGGGGCTGCAGGCCTCGCTGGCGTTTTGGCCGCTCCTGCCGCTGCCGGCCTTAGCCGAAAGCTCGGTGATCGCGGTCAACCGACCGCAGCAGACCATCTCGCTCGGCCTCGACAAGTCCAAGGTCATCGACCTGCCGCGAGACGCCCACGACATCGTCGTTTCCAACCCCGCGGTGGCGGACGCGGTGACGCGCACGGCCCGGCGCATCTACATCTTCGGCAAGCAGATCGGCCAGACCAACATCTTCGTCTTCGACGCGAACGGGCGCGAGATCGCGGTTCTCGACCTCAAGATCGAGCGCGACATCTCCGCGCTCGCCTCCACGATCCGCAAGTACATCCCGTCCGCCGACGTGCGGGCCGAGATGCTGAACGACAACGTGATCCTGACCGGCACGGTGGAAAACGCGCAGGACGCCCAGCGCGCGGTGGATCTCGCCACGATCTTCGTGACCGGCGGCGAGGGCACGACCGGCCAATACATCAAGACCGCGACTTCGGGCGCTTCGGCGGCCGGCGGTGGAGGGGTCGCCATCGGCGGCGTGTCGCAGGCGCAGGAACGCCGGCAGACCAGCCAGATCGTCAACCTCCTCCAGATCCAGGGCGAGGACCAGGTCACGCTGAAGGTGACGGTCGCCGAGGTTCAACGCTCCGTCGTGAAGCAGCTCGGCATCGACGGCGTCGGCGTCGGCTCGCTCGACGGCATCGCGTTCGCGGCCGCGAGCGACAATCCCTTCGGTCTCGGTAAGGCGATTTCGAACGCCGGCGCCAGCGTCTTCAACGGCGGCAACAGCGGCAACGGCATCACGGCCCAGCTGCGCGCCATGGAGCAGGCAGGCGTCATGCGCACGCTAGCGGAGCCGAGCCTAACCGCGATCTCCGGCGAGAGCGCGTCCTTCAAGGTCGGCGGCGAGTTCTCGGTCGCCAGCGGCAAGTCGGAAACGCCGGAAAAGCGCACACCCATTCTCAACAACAACGGCGCGATCGTCGGCTACGACACGACGCCGGCGAACGTCACCTATGACCACAAGGACATCGACTACGGCATCGGGCTCGACTTCACACCGGTGGTTCTTTCGCCGGGGCGCATCAGCCTGAAGATCCGCACGGCGGTCTCCGAGCCCACCTTCGAGTCGCCCTACGCCATTCCGGGCGGCGTCGCGCCGGGCGTCAATCTCGTCGGCATTCGCAAGCGCCTCGCCGACACCACGGTGGAACTGCCCTCGGGCGGCTCGCTGGTGATCGCGGGTCTGGTGCGCGACGAGATGCGGCAGGTTATTTCCGGCTATCCTGGCCTGTCCAAGATCCCGATTCTTGGGACATTGTTCCGCTCGCGCGACTTCCAGCGCTACGAGACCGAACTCGTCGTCATCGTCACGCCCTATCTCGTGCGGCCCGTGGCGCGCCAGCAGCTGGCGCGGCCGGACGACAATCTGAATTTCTCCTCCGACGGCGCCTCCAACTTCCTGGGCCGCGTGAACCGCGTCTATGGCGCCGCCGACACCCGTCTCCCCCCCGGCCGCTACCACGGCAACGTCGGATACATCTACAAATGA
- a CDS encoding CpaD family pilus assembly protein, with protein MTVRRRFSPRRRLALASAAPLLIGLLAGCANQHIEVGAIPDDYRTRHPITVREATEDLELFVASSDTRLTPADETRVESFATRFRASRATVIRLRVPSGGRNAAAARLVADNVAGVLRRHGVARQRILIAPYPAGGIADVPPLLLSFNAVVAEVEPCGRWPEDLADTSENRNYHNFGCASQSNLAAQIADPRDLLGPRGMSEIDAERRSTVVEKYRRGERTASEAPRQASDYNW; from the coding sequence ATGACCGTGCGCCGCCGCTTCTCCCCCCGCCGTCGCCTCGCGTTGGCCTCGGCCGCCCCACTCCTTATCGGCCTCCTGGCCGGCTGCGCCAACCAGCATATCGAGGTGGGCGCGATCCCCGACGACTATCGCACGCGGCACCCGATCACGGTGCGCGAGGCGACCGAGGATCTGGAACTCTTCGTCGCCTCCTCGGATACGCGCCTGACCCCGGCCGACGAGACGCGGGTGGAAAGCTTCGCCACGCGCTTTCGCGCCTCGCGGGCGACGGTGATCCGGCTGCGCGTGCCGTCCGGCGGGCGTAATGCGGCGGCGGCCCGGCTCGTCGCCGACAATGTCGCCGGGGTTCTGCGCCGACATGGCGTGGCGCGCCAGCGCATCCTGATCGCGCCCTATCCGGCGGGGGGCATCGCCGACGTGCCGCCGCTGCTCCTGTCGTTCAACGCGGTGGTGGCCGAAGTCGAGCCCTGCGGCCGCTGGCCGGAGGACCTCGCCGACACCAGCGAGAACCGCAACTACCACAATTTCGGTTGCGCCTCGCAGAGCAACCTGGCCGCGCAGATCGCCGATCCGCGCGACCTGCTCGGGCCGCGCGGCATGAGCGAGATCGACGCGGAACGCCGCTCCACCGTGGTCGAGAAGTATCGCCGCGGCGAGCGGACCGCATCCGAGGCGCCGCGTCAGGCGTCCGACTACAATTGGTAG
- a CDS encoding type II secretion system F family protein produces MDAVLQMFGLSSHVALGLFVAVAMFATLVSLVLPLLSGQEMKGRMKAVALERDQVRARERSRMANERDGGRVTLRKQADRSFAAKVVEALDLRKALLDEATMTKLRIAGFRTHRALTLFLFCRVALPLVFGLLAAFYIFGLGMMADRAFFMRVFVCILGAYAGFYAPILFVGNAGKKRAQSIRRAWPDALDVLLICVESGNSIEAAFRRVADEIGIQSVPLAEEMVLVCAELSYLPDRRQAYENLTARTGLESVRSVCTALVQAERYGTPLGVALRTLAQESRDQRMTAAEGKAAALPPKLTVPMMVFFLPVLFAVIIGPAIIKVMPML; encoded by the coding sequence ATGGACGCCGTGTTGCAGATGTTCGGCCTGTCCAGCCATGTGGCGCTCGGCCTTTTCGTGGCCGTCGCCATGTTCGCGACCCTCGTGTCCCTGGTGCTGCCGCTCCTGTCGGGCCAGGAGATGAAGGGGCGCATGAAGGCCGTGGCGCTGGAGCGCGATCAGGTTCGCGCGCGCGAGCGCAGCCGCATGGCCAACGAGCGGGACGGCGGGCGCGTCACCCTGCGCAAGCAGGCGGACCGCTCCTTCGCCGCCAAGGTGGTCGAGGCGCTCGACCTTCGCAAGGCGCTTCTGGACGAGGCCACGATGACGAAGCTGCGCATCGCGGGCTTTCGCACGCATCGCGCGCTGACGCTGTTCCTATTCTGCCGCGTCGCCCTGCCGCTCGTGTTCGGCCTTCTAGCGGCCTTCTACATTTTCGGCCTCGGGATGATGGCCGACCGCGCCTTCTTCATGCGGGTCTTCGTCTGCATCCTGGGCGCCTATGCCGGCTTCTACGCCCCCATTCTCTTCGTCGGCAATGCCGGCAAGAAGCGCGCGCAGTCGATCCGCCGCGCCTGGCCGGACGCGCTCGACGTTCTCCTGATCTGCGTGGAATCGGGCAATTCCATCGAGGCCGCGTTCCGGCGCGTGGCGGACGAGATCGGCATTCAGTCCGTGCCGCTGGCGGAGGAGATGGTGCTGGTCTGCGCCGAACTCTCCTACCTGCCGGACCGCCGGCAGGCCTACGAGAACCTCACCGCGCGCACCGGGCTGGAATCGGTCCGCTCGGTCTGCACGGCCCTCGTCCAGGCCGAGCGGTACGGAACGCCGCTCGGCGTCGCGCTGCGCACGCTGGCGCAGGAAAGCCGCGACCAGCGCATGACGGCGGCCGAGGGCAAGGCCGCCGCGCTGCCGCCCAAGCTCACCGTGCCCATGATGGTGTTCTTCCTGCCGGTGCTCTTCGCCGTCATCATCGGCCCGGCCATCATCAAGGTCATGCCGATGCTGTAG
- the cpaB gene encoding Flp pilus assembly protein CpaB — protein sequence MRVSRLAIFGVAGVAAAGAGLLAINMAAPPPPEPVLITAQPAEPPIRLVDVLAASRDIAMGERVDDALQWVQWPESAVSEALLRRDQKPNALEEAKGSIARQAFFIGEPIREAKLVKTDRGFLSAILPEGKRAIAVQIAADTSAGGFILPNDHVDVIMAREKAAPGASQAAGVETTTILKNLRVLAIDQTVEEKDGTRVVVGSTATLEVDPQQAEALTAATRMTDRLILSLRSLADSVPGSPGYARFLLEQEQAPQKSQVRVVRYGKTTDVTTRN from the coding sequence ATGCGTGTGTCGCGTCTGGCGATTTTTGGAGTGGCGGGTGTCGCCGCCGCCGGCGCGGGCCTCCTGGCCATCAACATGGCGGCGCCGCCTCCGCCCGAACCCGTGCTCATCACCGCCCAGCCCGCCGAGCCGCCGATCCGGCTGGTGGATGTTCTGGCCGCCTCGCGCGACATCGCCATGGGCGAGCGCGTCGACGACGCGCTGCAATGGGTGCAGTGGCCCGAAAGCGCCGTCTCCGAAGCGCTGCTGCGCCGCGACCAGAAGCCCAATGCGCTCGAGGAGGCCAAGGGCTCGATCGCCCGGCAGGCCTTCTTCATCGGCGAACCGATCCGCGAAGCCAAGCTCGTGAAGACCGATCGCGGCTTCCTGTCCGCCATCCTACCGGAGGGCAAGCGCGCCATCGCCGTGCAGATCGCCGCCGACACTTCGGCCGGCGGCTTCATCCTGCCCAACGACCATGTCGACGTCATCATGGCGCGCGAGAAGGCCGCGCCCGGAGCCTCGCAGGCCGCCGGCGTGGAAACCACGACGATCCTCAAGAACCTGCGCGTTCTCGCCATCGATCAGACAGTCGAGGAAAAGGACGGCACGCGCGTTGTCGTCGGGTCCACCGCGACGCTGGAGGTCGATCCGCAGCAGGCCGAAGCGCTGACGGCGGCCACCCGCATGACCGACCGTCTGATCCTGTCGCTGCGCTCGCTGGCCGATTCCGTGCCCGGCTCCCCCGGCTATGCCCGCTTCCTTTTGGAGCAGGAGCAGGCTCCCCAAAAGTCTCAGGTCCGCGTGGTGCGCTACGGCAAGACCACCGACGTCACCACGAGGAACTGA
- a CDS encoding CpaF family protein: protein MFGKRGNETGTMARQAPAAPALPATPAPAPVSRGEAAPPPRAAPAKAAPEAPAPVQAVRARSDSYYETKSKIFAALIDTIDLSQLARLETEMAREEIRDIVNDIISIKNFAMTIAEQEDLLADICNDVLGYGPLEPLLVRDDIADIMVNGARQTFIEVDGKVIEAGVRFRDNQQLLNICQRIVSQVGRRVDESSPICDARLPDGSRVNVIAPPLAIDGTVLTIRKFKKDKLTLPQLVEFGAISPEGATILEIIGRVRCNVVISGGTGSGKTTLLNCLTRYIDEDERIITCEDSAELQLQQPHVVRLETRPPNIEGEGEITMRDLVKNCLRMRPERIIVGEVRGPEVFDLLQAMNTGHDGSMGTIHSNSPRECLNRMESMIAMGGFSLPSRTVKEIIVGSVDVVIQAARLRDGSRRITHITEVVGMEGDVIITQDLFLYDILGEDSRGRLVGRHRSTGIGRPAFWDRARYYNEEQRLARALDAANVEVERGA, encoded by the coding sequence ATGTTCGGCAAGCGTGGAAACGAGACGGGCACGATGGCACGGCAGGCGCCGGCCGCGCCTGCGCTCCCCGCGACGCCGGCCCCGGCACCCGTCTCGCGCGGCGAGGCGGCTCCCCCGCCGCGCGCCGCGCCCGCCAAGGCGGCGCCCGAGGCGCCGGCGCCCGTGCAGGCCGTCCGGGCGCGCTCGGACAGTTATTACGAGACCAAGAGCAAGATCTTCGCCGCGCTGATCGACACGATCGATCTCAGCCAGTTGGCCCGGCTGGAAACCGAGATGGCGCGCGAGGAAATCCGCGACATCGTCAACGACATCATCTCGATCAAGAATTTCGCGATGACGATCGCCGAGCAGGAGGACCTGCTCGCCGACATCTGCAACGATGTTCTCGGCTACGGCCCGCTGGAGCCGCTTCTGGTTCGCGACGACATCGCCGATATCATGGTGAACGGCGCGCGCCAGACCTTCATCGAAGTCGACGGCAAGGTGATCGAGGCGGGGGTGCGCTTCCGCGACAACCAGCAGCTTCTCAACATCTGCCAGCGCATCGTCAGCCAGGTCGGCCGGCGCGTCGACGAATCCTCGCCCATCTGCGACGCGCGCCTGCCGGACGGCTCGCGCGTCAACGTCATCGCGCCGCCGCTCGCCATCGACGGCACGGTGCTGACCATCCGCAAGTTCAAGAAGGACAAGCTGACCCTGCCGCAGCTCGTCGAGTTCGGCGCCATCTCGCCCGAAGGGGCGACCATCCTCGAGATCATCGGCCGCGTGCGCTGCAACGTGGTGATCTCCGGCGGCACGGGCTCGGGCAAGACGACCCTTCTCAACTGCCTGACGCGCTATATCGACGAAGACGAGCGCATCATCACCTGCGAGGACTCGGCCGAGCTCCAGCTCCAGCAGCCCCATGTCGTGCGCCTCGAAACCCGCCCGCCCAATATCGAGGGCGAGGGTGAGATCACCATGCGTGACCTCGTCAAGAACTGCCTGCGCATGCGGCCCGAGCGCATCATCGTCGGCGAAGTGCGCGGACCCGAGGTCTTCGATCTCCTGCAGGCGATGAACACGGGCCATGACGGCTCGATGGGCACGATCCACTCCAACAGCCCGCGCGAATGCCTGAACCGCATGGAATCCATGATCGCCATGGGCGGTTTCTCGCTGCCCTCGCGCACGGTCAAGGAGATCATCGTCGGCTCGGTGGACGTGGTGATCCAGGCCGCGCGCCTTCGCGACGGCTCGCGCCGCATCACCCACATCACCGAAGTCGTGGGCATGGAAGGCGACGTGATCATCACGCAGGACCTCTTCCTCTACGACATCCTGGGCGAGGATTCGCGCGGCCGGCTGGTCGGGCGCCACCGCTCCACCGGCATCGGCCGGCCCGCCTTCTGGGACCGCGCGCGCTACTACAACGAGGAACAGCGACTGGCCCGCGCGCTCGACGCGGCGAATGTGGAAGTGGAGCGCGGGGCGTGA
- a CDS encoding leucyl aminopeptidase family protein — MTDRLLSSSANALPIHAAPEGALEQLPEAARRWLEATGFKAGAGSVALLPGEAGLAGAVLGLGAPDGQGEAERALLAGALAQALPEGDWALDVAAGLDPTLAALGFLLGAYRFERYLTKPAKPGPRLVLPAGADESAVRLLASSVHLVRDLINTPTNDLLPDGIEAAAREVATEFGAEVSVTLGDALLEANFPMIHAVGRASSVAPRLIDLTWGPADAPRVTLVGKGVAFDTGGLDIKPASGMLLMKKDMGGAANVLGLARLVMGSRLEVRLRVLIPAVENAISANSFRPGDVLRSRLGKSVEIGNTDAEGRLILADALALADEESPEILVDMATLTGAARVALGPELPPFFTDDESLAGEIALASQALHDPLWRLPLWKPYAKALASKIADTNNVTTDGFAGSVTAALFLQGFVRNAKSWAHFDVYGWRPQAGPLGPAGGEAQGIRALAHVLTQRYGRS; from the coding sequence ATGACCGACCGCCTTCTCTCCTCCTCCGCCAACGCCCTGCCGATCCACGCCGCGCCCGAGGGCGCACTGGAGCAACTGCCTGAAGCCGCGCGCCGCTGGCTGGAGGCGACGGGCTTCAAGGCTGGCGCCGGTTCCGTCGCGCTTCTGCCAGGCGAGGCGGGGCTGGCCGGCGCCGTGCTCGGCCTCGGCGCGCCGGATGGGCAGGGCGAGGCGGAGCGCGCGCTCCTCGCCGGCGCGCTGGCGCAGGCGCTTCCCGAAGGCGACTGGGCGCTGGATGTGGCGGCCGGGCTCGACCCAACGCTCGCCGCGCTCGGCTTCCTGCTCGGCGCCTATCGCTTCGAGCGCTATCTGACCAAGCCCGCCAAGCCCGGCCCTCGCCTCGTGCTGCCGGCCGGAGCGGACGAGAGCGCGGTTCGGCTTCTGGCGTCGAGCGTCCATCTCGTGCGCGACCTCATCAACACGCCCACCAACGACCTCCTGCCGGACGGGATCGAGGCGGCGGCGCGAGAAGTCGCGACGGAGTTCGGCGCGGAAGTGAGCGTGACGCTGGGCGACGCGCTGCTCGAGGCGAACTTCCCGATGATCCACGCGGTCGGCCGCGCGTCCAGCGTCGCGCCGCGCCTGATCGACCTCACCTGGGGGCCGGCCGACGCGCCGCGCGTCACCCTGGTCGGCAAGGGCGTCGCCTTCGACACGGGCGGGCTCGACATCAAGCCGGCCTCCGGCATGCTCCTGATGAAGAAGGATATGGGCGGCGCGGCGAACGTTCTGGGTCTCGCCCGCCTCGTCATGGGCTCCCGGCTCGAGGTCCGGCTGCGCGTGCTCATTCCCGCCGTCGAGAACGCCATTTCGGCAAACAGCTTCCGGCCGGGCGACGTCCTGCGCAGCCGGCTCGGCAAGAGCGTCGAGATCGGCAACACGGACGCGGAAGGGCGCCTGATCCTGGCCGACGCCCTGGCGCTGGCCGACGAGGAATCGCCCGAGATCCTCGTCGACATGGCGACGCTGACGGGCGCGGCGCGTGTGGCGCTCGGACCTGAGCTTCCGCCCTTCTTCACCGACGACGAGTCGCTGGCCGGCGAGATCGCGCTCGCGAGCCAGGCGCTGCACGATCCGCTCTGGCGCCTGCCGCTCTGGAAGCCCTATGCCAAGGCGCTCGCCTCCAAGATCGCCGACACCAACAACGTGACCACGGACGGGTTCGCCGGTTCGGTGACGGCGGCGCTTTTTCTCCAGGGCTTCGTGCGCAATGCCAAGAGCTGGGCGCATTTCGACGTCTACGGCTGGCGGCCCCAGGCGGGCCCGCTCGGGCCGGCGGGCGGCGAGGCGCAGGGCATCCGCGCGCTGGCCCACGTCCTGACGCAGCGCTACGGGCGGTCTTGA
- a CDS encoding A24 family peptidase has protein sequence MLVLFCACMAAASVFDLARMIIPNQLILILIAGFFVLAVSASWPASLIGLHVAMGAIVLMATFAAFALGWMGGGDAKLIAATALWFGPTAELWDYMFLASLFGGILTLMLLLARACLSPTTGHVSVDRLLTSTSGVPYGVALGAAGLVVVSRFPQMQSLFDLV, from the coding sequence ATGCTCGTTCTTTTTTGCGCTTGCATGGCGGCCGCGAGCGTTTTCGATCTCGCTCGGATGATCATTCCGAACCAGCTCATCCTTATCCTGATCGCGGGCTTCTTCGTTCTCGCAGTTTCGGCAAGTTGGCCGGCGTCGCTGATCGGCTTGCATGTGGCGATGGGCGCGATCGTTCTGATGGCTACATTTGCCGCCTTTGCCCTCGGTTGGATGGGGGGAGGGGACGCCAAACTGATCGCGGCCACCGCTCTTTGGTTCGGCCCGACGGCGGAGCTTTGGGACTATATGTTCCTGGCCAGTCTCTTCGGCGGCATTCTGACCCTGATGCTGCTGCTGGCACGGGCTTGCCTCAGCCCCACGACGGGGCATGTCTCGGTGGATCGGCTTCTGACCTCCACGTCCGGCGTTCCCTATGGCGTTGCTCTCGGGGCCGCGGGTCTCGTCGTGGTGTCCCGCTTCCCCCAGATGCAATCGCTGTTCGACCTGGTCTGA
- a CDS encoding AAA family ATPase, with amino-acid sequence MIDLPSGDSPYRLSDTDLRQRLDALRPVPRISIQAFCETAAVGEAIEAAAGDRRMVKAHVRVHMGGIRAAVEHYATAPTPNLVFLESTLRPNELLGELESLADVCDPGSKVVIVGHHNDVSLYRELTRRGVSEYMLAPVHLADVLAIVSQLFMAEGSDPLGRILAFVGAKGGAGASTLCHNVGWTMARLFGNDVLLADLDLPFGTANIDFDRDPPQGVAEAVFSAERLDEVFLDRLLVSCADHLSLLAAPSTLDRAYDFEAEAFSALIDAAQRGTPHVVLDVPHVWNGWTRTVLERADEVVLVAEPDLANLRNAKNLMDTLRKARPNDRPPHLVLNRVGVPKRPEIAPAEFAEPLGVQLMAQIAFDPLVFGTAANTGRMLAELDGKHAATLAFNEMAHALTGRAVAKQAPKQTLGGLRALMRRR; translated from the coding sequence ATGATCGATCTTCCTTCCGGCGATTCCCCCTATCGCCTTTCCGACACGGACCTGCGCCAGCGCCTCGACGCGCTGCGCCCGGTCCCGCGCATCAGCATCCAGGCCTTCTGCGAGACCGCCGCCGTGGGCGAGGCGATCGAGGCGGCGGCGGGCGACCGGCGCATGGTGAAGGCGCATGTGCGCGTTCACATGGGCGGCATCCGCGCGGCGGTGGAGCATTACGCCACCGCTCCGACGCCCAATCTCGTGTTTCTCGAATCCACCCTGCGGCCGAACGAGCTTCTGGGCGAGCTGGAATCGCTCGCCGATGTCTGCGATCCCGGCTCCAAGGTGGTGATCGTCGGCCATCACAACGACGTCTCGCTCTACCGCGAGCTGACGCGGCGCGGCGTGTCGGAATACATGCTGGCCCCGGTGCATCTGGCCGACGTGCTCGCCATCGTCTCGCAGCTCTTCATGGCCGAGGGCAGCGATCCGCTCGGCCGCATTCTGGCCTTTGTCGGCGCCAAGGGCGGGGCCGGGGCCTCGACGCTCTGCCATAATGTCGGCTGGACCATGGCCCGGCTCTTCGGCAACGACGTTCTGCTGGCCGATCTCGACTTGCCCTTCGGCACGGCCAATATCGATTTCGACCGCGACCCGCCGCAAGGCGTGGCGGAGGCGGTGTTCTCGGCCGAGCGGCTGGACGAGGTGTTTCTCGACCGGTTGCTCGTGTCCTGCGCTGATCATCTCTCGCTTCTGGCCGCTCCCTCGACGCTCGACCGTGCCTATGACTTCGAGGCGGAGGCCTTTTCGGCGCTGATCGACGCGGCGCAGCGCGGAACGCCCCATGTCGTTCTCGACGTGCCGCATGTCTGGAACGGCTGGACGCGCACGGTCTTGGAGCGGGCGGACGAGGTCGTGCTCGTGGCCGAGCCGGACCTTGCCAACCTTCGCAACGCCAAGAACCTGATGGACACGCTGCGCAAGGCGCGGCCCAACGACCGGCCGCCGCATCTCGTACTGAACCGGGTCGGCGTGCCCAAGCGCCCCGAGATCGCCCCGGCCGAGTTCGCCGAGCCGCTGGGTGTCCAACTCATGGCGCAGATCGCCTTCGACCCGCTGGTGTTCGGCACGGCCGCCAACACCGGCCGCATGCTGGCCGAGCTCGACGGCAAGCACGCCGCCACGCTCGCCTTCAACGAGATGGCGCATGCGCTGACCGGACGGGCCGTGGCCAAGCAGGCGCCGAAACAGACGCTGGGCGGGCTGCGCGCGTTGATGCGCCGGCGCTAG
- a CDS encoding type II secretion system F family protein: MITILFVALVALSTGALLYGVLQPRFESDKAARSRFEQFSASENDLALRQAARDRMQEVSKRRKTLQATLQDFEEKNRKRSDNMRKLTLEARIRQAGFDFAPRAYWLGCAGIGVVAFLLMLMLTGALLLSLGLALSAGLGLPHWFLGWRRTRRQRSFSDEFANALDVIVRGIKSGLPLQDTLRMIASETPDPVRSEFARIVEALQMGAPLTEAVGRLYASMPMPETNFFAIVVSIQSQSGGNLAEALNNLSRVLRDRKKMKGKIKAMSMEAKASAYIIGSLPIIVAGLVYLTSPDYISILFTDPKGHMILMGSGLWMLCGILVMRKMINFDF; the protein is encoded by the coding sequence GTGATCACGATCCTGTTCGTGGCCCTCGTCGCGCTGTCGACCGGCGCCCTTCTCTACGGCGTGCTTCAGCCTCGCTTCGAAAGCGACAAGGCCGCGCGCTCGCGCTTCGAGCAGTTCTCGGCGTCCGAGAACGATCTGGCCCTGCGCCAGGCGGCGCGCGACCGGATGCAGGAAGTGTCCAAGCGGCGCAAGACGCTGCAGGCGACGCTTCAGGACTTCGAGGAAAAGAACCGCAAGCGCAGCGACAACATGCGCAAGCTCACGCTTGAAGCGCGCATCCGCCAGGCCGGGTTCGACTTCGCGCCGCGCGCCTACTGGCTCGGCTGCGCCGGGATCGGCGTCGTCGCCTTCCTGCTCATGCTGATGCTGACCGGCGCGCTTCTCCTGTCGCTCGGCCTTGCCCTGTCTGCCGGGCTCGGCCTGCCGCACTGGTTTCTGGGTTGGCGCCGCACCCGGCGCCAGCGCAGCTTTTCCGACGAGTTCGCCAATGCGCTCGACGTCATCGTGCGCGGCATCAAGTCCGGCCTGCCGCTGCAGGACACGCTGCGCATGATCGCCTCCGAAACGCCCGATCCCGTGCGTTCGGAATTCGCACGGATCGTCGAGGCGCTGCAGATGGGCGCGCCGCTGACGGAAGCGGTGGGCCGGCTTTACGCCAGCATGCCCATGCCGGAGACGAACTTCTTCGCGATCGTCGTTTCCATCCAGTCCCAGTCGGGCGGCAATCTCGCCGAAGCGCTGAACAACCTGTCGCGCGTGCTGCGCGATCGCAAGAAGATGAAGGGCAAGATCAAGGCCATGTCCATGGAGGCTAAGGCCTCCGCTTATATCATCGGCTCGCTGCCGATCATCGTGGCCGGCCTCGTCTATCTCACCTCGCCCGATTACATTTCCATTCTGTTCACCGACCCCAAGGGCCACATGATCCTGATGGGATCGGGCCTCTGGATGCTGTGCGGCATCCTGGTGATGCGCAAGATGATCAATTTCGACTTCTGA
- a CDS encoding tetratricopeptide repeat protein has translation MRRFRNEDAAPTYARPRPGARRGALALLLLAGLAASGCTQTSRMHTGSIAPRGEAPPKRDLSSMTSEELSGAIRIYGASYERDPKNKDVGLAYASALQTAGRNDQSLAVMQQVAIAHPNDRDVLGAYGKALAAAGELPKALETIRRAQTPDQPDWRLLSAEGAILDQLGQPDKARIVYEKALTLEPNEPSILSNLGMSSLLQNDLKGAETYLSRAASKPGADPRVRQNLALAVGLQGRFGEAEKIASDVLSPDEARANVAYLKQMLAQRNTWSELKSERRG, from the coding sequence ATGCGCCGATTCAGAAACGAGGACGCCGCGCCGACCTACGCCCGCCCGAGGCCGGGTGCAAGGCGAGGCGCGCTGGCCCTGCTGCTTCTGGCAGGTCTGGCGGCGAGCGGCTGCACGCAGACCTCGCGCATGCACACGGGCTCGATCGCCCCGCGCGGCGAGGCGCCACCCAAGCGCGACCTTTCCTCCATGACATCGGAAGAGCTGAGCGGCGCGATCCGCATCTATGGCGCGTCCTACGAGCGCGACCCCAAGAACAAGGACGTGGGCCTCGCCTACGCTTCGGCCCTCCAGACGGCGGGCCGCAACGACCAGTCGCTGGCGGTGATGCAGCAGGTGGCGATCGCCCATCCCAACGACCGCGACGTGCTCGGCGCCTATGGCAAGGCGCTGGCGGCAGCGGGCGAACTGCCCAAGGCGCTGGAGACAATCCGCCGCGCCCAAACGCCGGACCAGCCCGACTGGCGGCTCCTGTCGGCGGAAGGCGCGATCCTCGACCAACTCGGCCAGCCCGACAAGGCGCGCATCGTCTACGAGAAGGCGCTGACGCTGGAGCCAAACGAGCCGTCGATCCTGTCCAATCTCGGCATGTCCTCGCTTCTCCAGAACGACCTGAAAGGCGCCGAGACCTATCTCAGCCGCGCCGCCTCCAAGCCCGGCGCCGATCCGCGCGTTCGCCAGAACCTGGCGCTGGCGGTGGGCCTCCAAGGGCGCTTCGGCGAGGCCGAAAAGATCGCCTCCGATGTGCTCTCGCCCGACGAGGCGCGGGCCAATGTCGCCTATCTCAAGCAGATGCTGGCGCAGCGCAACACCTGGAGCGAGCTGAAGAGCGAACGCCGGGGCTGA